The region GCGGTGGCGACCGTCAACTTCCCGACGAAGACGGCGGTCGGCGGTGTTCCCAGCAAGCCCAGCAGTGCCACGACCAGCGCCGCGGCCAGCCACGGACGGGCCCCGACCAGTCCCCGGTAGGCATCGATGTCGCGCAGGCCGGGCAGGGCGGTCGACACCGCGAACGCGGCGACGTTGGTCACCGTGTAGGCCGACAGATAGAACAGCAGAGACGGCGAGGCGATCCCGCTGTGACCGACCGCAGTGAGCGGCACCAGCAGGTAGCCGACCTGGCTGACCGTCGACCAGCCGAGCAGGCGCCGCGGGTCGCTCTGCCAGTACGCGGCGAGATTGCCGAGCGTCATGCTCGCGATGGCGATCAGACCGATCAGCAGCCGCCATGCGATGGTGTCGGGAAGTACCGCGACCAACCGGTAGAGCGCGATGAGCGCCCCCACCTTGGGCACGGTGGTCAGAAACATCGCGGCCGTGCCGGTGGCGCCCTGTGCGGTGTCGGGCACCCAGAAGTGTGCGGGCACACCTCCGGCCTTGAACAGCAAGCCACCGAGAACGCCGATCAACCCCGCGGCGACGACCCCGGCCGGTGCGGCGCCGAGCGCACCGGCCAACGTCGGATACCACGTGCTGCCCGTCACGCCGTAGAGGATGCTGACGCCGAGCAGCAGCAGAATGCCGAACAGCGCGCCGAGCAGGTAGGTCTTCATCGCCGCCTCGGCACCTTTCGCGGTGCGCACCATACCGATCAGCGCGTACATCGGCAGACTCGCGAGCAGATACCCGCATGCCAGCACCAGCAGATCGGTTGCGCCGGCGAGAACGAGCACGCCGGAGGTCGCGAACAACACCAGCGCGTAGGTCTCGCTTTCCCTTGCCGCACCGGCGATCTCGTCACCGGCCACGGCCAGGACGGCCAGCACCCCCACGACCGCGACGATGCGGGCGACGCCGGTGGTGGTGTCCACCGCGAACGTGCCGTCGAAGGCGGTCCGGTCGGGCCCGGCGAGCTGGACAGCGGCTACGACGACAGCTCCGCACAGCGCCGCCGCGGCCAGCATGCGGCCCCGCCACTGGTTCTGCCGCGCCGTGAAGGAGCCACCGATCAGGACCGCCAATCCTGCTCCGAACACCAGCATCTCGGGCAACATCAGCGGCAGGTGCATTCCGGTCTGGGGGTTCAACGATTACCTCCCGACGAGACCGATCAGCGCATCGGCCGCGGGCTCGATCGCGTCGAGCAGCACCCGGGGAAACAGCCCGATCACCACGGACAGGGCCAACAGCATTGCGGTCGACCATGTCTCGGTGGTTCGCAGGTCGACGAATCCTTCCGAACGCCCGCGGGTCTCGCCGGTGAAGATGCGCTGCAGGGCGCGCAGGAACAGCGCCGCGGTGACGACGATGGCAGGGAGCGCGATCGCGGTCACCGGGGCCGCGGCGATGCTGCCGGCGAAGATCTGGAACTCGGCGATGAATCCGGAGAACCCCGGCAGTCCGAGCGAGGCGAATGCCCCGATCGCGAACAGGCCGGCCAGTTTCGGCGCCGGCCCGGCGAGCCCGCCGTAGTCGTCCATCTCGTAACTGCCGGTGCGGGCATGGAAAACACCTGCCAGGAGGAACAGCGCACCGGTGATCAGGCCGTGGCTCACCATCTGGGTGACCGCGCCCGTCACCGCGACCTCGCGGGCCGTCGCGGTACCGGCGGCCGCGAGCCCGGCAGCGCCGACGGCCAGCACGATGTAGCCCATGTGGTTGATCGACGTGTAGGCGATCATCCGCTTGAGGTTGTCCTGGGCCAGCGCGACCAGAGCCCCGTAGAGCACCGAGATCACCCCGACGGCGATGATGGCCCACGCCCAGTCGCGCCATGCCTG is a window of Mycolicibacterium chubuense NBB4 DNA encoding:
- a CDS encoding NADH-quinone oxidoreductase subunit N, which produces MNPQTGMHLPLMLPEMLVFGAGLAVLIGGSFTARQNQWRGRMLAAAALCGAVVVAAVQLAGPDRTAFDGTFAVDTTTGVARIVAVVGVLAVLAVAGDEIAGAARESETYALVLFATSGVLVLAGATDLLVLACGYLLASLPMYALIGMVRTAKGAEAAMKTYLLGALFGILLLLGVSILYGVTGSTWYPTLAGALGAAPAGVVAAGLIGVLGGLLFKAGGVPAHFWVPDTAQGATGTAAMFLTTVPKVGALIALYRLVAVLPDTIAWRLLIGLIAIASMTLGNLAAYWQSDPRRLLGWSTVSQVGYLLVPLTAVGHSGIASPSLLFYLSAYTVTNVAAFAVSTALPGLRDIDAYRGLVGARPWLAAALVVALLGLLGTPPTAVFVGKLTVATAAWDGGAAWVAIALFVNTLASLFYYLRWIIPCFRRAREGHEVPAAARWSAGTAVVAAGLSVVAGLGAGVVWAVVAG